Below is a genomic region from Acetobacter ghanensis.
TACGTCCAAACCCCCCGGCACCATTGAGTGGGAATAAGCCGCAAGGCTGTTAAGGACGGCTGAATAGGTTAAAAACAGGGTGTATCCTTTATGGTGCACCCTGTTTTTTTATGGGTATGAATAACTGACAGGCAAAATAATTAAGATTTTTGCCGGCAAATAAAAATCACTGAAAACGAAAGTGTTTTGGGGAGCCAGTCAAACGGGTTGGTATGGGTTTCCGTTATAGGCATATTATGGCGGATGGTCTGTGCGAGCCATCGCCAGTCGAACCCTTTATGGCCGATGCCGTGTGTTTCCACTTTATCCAGATTGAAGAGCCCCGCGTGTAGGGTTTCCCTCCATTTGTACTCCTTGTGCCGCATGTAGCCCGTAAGGAGTGACCCAATATTTTTAAGAAAAACAATAGGGCCAACTTCATTTGGGACAGAACACATAAAAGCAGCAGGTTTTGCTCGTGCTATGTGTTCAATAAGTCGGACAACAATACTTTCGGGAATATGTTCGAGGGACTCCAGTGCAATAATAACATCCACATTCTGGAGTTCATTGTAGTGATTTGTCACCGAGTCATGAATTATTCTAAAATTACTGTATTTTGAATATCTTGCCTTGGCAGTTCGCACCAGTTCCTCGTCAAGGTCGATGCCCACATAGTCAATATTAAAACGGGACTGCAGCACATCAAAAGCCTTGGCATGTGCACAACCAATATCGACAACCTTTAAAGGTCTGGATGGGTTTTTGAGGGAGAGGTCATTAAATAAAGCAATTAAATGCTTGTATCGGGTGCCATGTAGGCGTGAAACGAGTGGGTTGAAATTCTGGATTTTTTCGTAACGTGTTAAATTCGTCTCTGGCTTCTTCATCAAAACATCTTTGAATCACTATAGCTGTGTCAGTAACGCTCAATATCGGGAGCGATGAATGTCATTATGAGCATTCTTTGCGGGGAGGGCGGTTGTGCCAGTCTATGCTGACATCGGACAGCCACAGCGTTAGGGCGGAGACAACCAGCCAGAGAAGGCCGGGGAAAATATTCAAGTCCTGAATAACAACAACGCCAATACAAAACGCCGCAATGGAAATAGTCAGGTTAATAATGCAGCAGAAGACCGCTATGGGCCAACTTTTGGGGAGACCGGGTTTTGCCATTGCTCTTCACGCCTGAAAACTGGTGCGTGCTCCCTGAACGAGGAATAAAACAAACTGATATTCAGGACTGTTCTGCAAAACCATAACACTCCTGAATATTATGGGGCATGGCAGAAAGGAGCTTGTGACAGACCCCTTTTTGCCATGCTGTTTAACACCTTACTGATCAAGCCAAGGTGCGACTGGCAGATTTTTTTCACGTAGGAAGGTCGGGTTGAACAGTTTGGATTCATACCGGGCCCCACCGTCGGCCAGAATGGTGACAATCCTATGGCCCGGGCCAAGCTTGCGGGCCGTACGGATGGCTGCCGCCACGTTAATGCCCGAAGACCCACCAACAGAAATGCCTTCCTCACCCAGCAGGCTGTAAATAACGTCCAGAGCCTCGGGGTCGGGAATACGCTCTGCATCGTCAATTGGCGCGCCTTCAAGGTTTCCAGTCACGCGGGACTGGCCAATACCTTCGGTAATGGAAGACCCCGCTACGGACAGGTCATTCTCCTTCACCCAGCCGTAAAGACCAGAGCCTTCAGGGTCGGCCAGCACAATATGGGGTGCTTTGGCGTTGTCCCGTCGTGCGGCATCATGCAGGCCGAGTGCTGTGCCAGCCAGTGTGCCGCCCGTGCCACATGCACAGGTAAAGGCATCGACTTTACCGCCCATCTGCTGCCAGATTTCCTGCGCAGTCGTGGCGCGGTGGCCCTCGCGGTTGGCGGTGTTGTCAAACTGGTTGGCCCATACCCACCCGTTTTCTTCCGACAGGCGGCGCGAAACATGCACATAATTGCCGGGGTCTCGGTAGGGCTTGGCGGGCACAAGGCGCAGGTCTGCACCGATCATGCGTAGGAACCCAATTTTTTCACGGCTTTGCGTTTCGGGCATAACGATAACGCATTTATAGCCCCGTGCATTGGCAACCAATGTAAGGCCAATGCCGGTGTTGCCTGCCGTGCCTTCCACAATGGTGCCACCGGGTTTGAGCACACCGCGGCGCTCTGCGTCCTCAATAATGGCAAGGGCCGCACGGTCCTTTACGGAGCCGCCGGGGTTCATGAATTCTGCCTTGCCGTAAATCTGGCAACCCGTTGCCTCAGACGCCTTGCGCAGCAGAATAAGGGGGGTTCCGCCAACGGCACCCGGCATGTCGGGGGAGAGTGAGGTCCAGCCGGGGTTGGTGGAGGTCGCTGCGCATTCGGTCATCTCTATTCCCTGCATATTAGGATCAGGTCGGGCGGCTGGACTGGTATGTTCTGGGCAGAACCTCTACCTGCCTGCGTCCGGTTCTTCTTGTGCATCGTATAGCACTTCCAAAACTGCGCACCAAGGATAGCGTGGGTCATAGCTTTGCCCGGCAGGGCTTGCCAGCCGCCCCTGCTCATCCGTGGGAACATGGGTCAGTGCCACGGCATCATCAATATTACCGCCAATAATGCTGATCTGGTGCCCAAAGGGCGGTCCATTCTGGCCTGTGGCTACCACATAGCCGCAATGCGCGGGGAATCCATAAGAGGTTGGCAGGCTTGAGTAACGGATTGTCAGCTTGCTGCGCCCACGCGCAACACAAACCAGATCCCCTGCCTGAGGCGTATAGGATGCAGGGTCCCGTGCCCGCAGAATGGGAGACTGGCCGGAGGCGGCCGCATTAATGTAGGTCGAATGGTTGGGGGAGTAGGGGAAGCGGTCATTCGCCCCCGCAACCCGCATGACGTAGGAGATGAATGCGGCAGACCATGCAAAAAAGCCGTCATGCACAAAGTCCGTCAACTGGCCGTCGGCGTTATGTTTGCCGCTCCAGGAGACCTCGGTCATGCTGGGGTCCATGCCAATCCACCAGTATTCTCCCACGCGTTGCCACAAGCCGGGTGCGCGTTCGGGTTTGACGGCGGCAACCTGTGGCTCTGGTCGCTGTTCGGGGTCATCGTCGTTGACCGGGCTGCCAAACATGCGCCATTCGCGCATGGCAATGGCTACGACGTCCTGCCGGTTGAAGGGTTCAAAATTGCGCGTGGCAAAGTCCGGCACATGGCTGTTGAAACCATAGGTGCTTGAAGTGCCTCCATCGTGGGAGGAGCCTCGCCGGCCCCCGTTGTGGGGCTGGGAGGTGCAGGCCGCCAGACACACAGGTGCCAGAAGGGCCACAGTCAGCTTGCGTGGCATCTTGTCTCCATACCAGAACAGGACTTCCGGCAGCCGGGCCAGCAGCCCGGTCACCGTGAATAATGAAAAGCCCTACGCTAAGGAATAGGCGTCCTTTATGGAGGGTGGAAGGGGTTTTATGCCCCAGCTGCCCTGTGGTCCTCTTTTTTGTGCACTCAGTTCCGTTAAGCGTCCACAGTAATGCTGGCGGTGCGGGCCTGAACACAACGGATGGCATCCGCAGGAGCCAGTTCCACAACAAGGCCTCTGCCGCCACCATTGATGTACAGCTTGTCCAGCTCAAGAATGCTCTGGTCAAAAACAACGGGCACAGTGGTGCGGGCACCAAAAGGACTGATGCCACCAACCTGAAAACCGGTCAGGGCTTCGGCTTTTTCCGCGCCCAGCATCCGGGCATTACGGCCGCCAAACAGGGCCGCCACTTTTTTAAGGTCCATTTTCAAATGCACAGGGATGGCGGTGCACACGACCTGCTTTTTGTCGATTTCGACCATCAGGGTTTTAAAAACCTTTTCCTGATCAATGCCGATTCCAGCAGCGG
It encodes:
- a CDS encoding class I SAM-dependent methyltransferase, with the protein product MKKPETNLTRYEKIQNFNPLVSRLHGTRYKHLIALFNDLSLKNPSRPLKVVDIGCAHAKAFDVLQSRFNIDYVGIDLDEELVRTAKARYSKYSNFRIIHDSVTNHYNELQNVDVIIALESLEHIPESIVVRLIEHIARAKPAAFMCSVPNEVGPIVFLKNIGSLLTGYMRHKEYKWRETLHAGLFNLDKVETHGIGHKGFDWRWLAQTIRHNMPITETHTNPFDWLPKTLSFSVIFICRQKS
- a CDS encoding DUF2272 domain-containing protein, with amino-acid sequence MPRKLTVALLAPVCLAACTSQPHNGGRRGSSHDGGTSSTYGFNSHVPDFATRNFEPFNRQDVVAIAMREWRMFGSPVNDDDPEQRPEPQVAAVKPERAPGLWQRVGEYWWIGMDPSMTEVSWSGKHNADGQLTDFVHDGFFAWSAAFISYVMRVAGANDRFPYSPNHSTYINAAASGQSPILRARDPASYTPQAGDLVCVARGRSKLTIRYSSLPTSYGFPAHCGYVVATGQNGPPFGHQISIIGGNIDDAVALTHVPTDEQGRLASPAGQSYDPRYPWCAVLEVLYDAQEEPDAGR
- a CDS encoding cysteine synthase A, encoding MTECAATSTNPGWTSLSPDMPGAVGGTPLILLRKASEATGCQIYGKAEFMNPGGSVKDRAALAIIEDAERRGVLKPGGTIVEGTAGNTGIGLTLVANARGYKCVIVMPETQSREKIGFLRMIGADLRLVPAKPYRDPGNYVHVSRRLSEENGWVWANQFDNTANREGHRATTAQEIWQQMGGKVDAFTCACGTGGTLAGTALGLHDAARRDNAKAPHIVLADPEGSGLYGWVKENDLSVAGSSITEGIGQSRVTGNLEGAPIDDAERIPDPEALDVIYSLLGEEGISVGGSSGINVAAAIRTARKLGPGHRIVTILADGGARYESKLFNPTFLREKNLPVAPWLDQ
- a CDS encoding aminoacyl-tRNA deacylase gives rise to the protein MSDTLETPTTHFLAAHGVPFTMHDYDYVSDPGKIGLHAAAGIGIDQEKVFKTLMVEIDKKQVVCTAIPVHLKMDLKKVAALFGGRNARMLGAEKAEALTGFQVGGISPFGARTTVPVVFDQSILELDKLYINGGGRGLVVELAPADAIRCVQARTASITVDA